CAGATCGAGTACTTGGACGCGCGCCGGCCCATCTTCAAGACGAGCAACATCACGAGCTTCATCCGCCAGCTGAATCTTTATGGTTTTCGCAAGGTGACCTCCCACAGCCGTGATCTGATCTGCGCCTCTTACAACCCGTACGTGCACGAGTTTCTGCACGACAACTTTCGCGCCGATCGTGTCGACCTGTTGTCCAAGGTATGTCGAAAGACGAATGGAAAGAGCAAGTGCTCGCAGCACGAGATTACGAAAAGCGTGGAGAGCCCGCGATTACAGAGGACTTGCGTATCCCGCTTAAAACTGTGTCAGGTATGTGCATCTGCCGAACACGAGCTGCAAcgaaaaaactaatttattttaatatgtgtaaaaaaatatccacaTGATTCTCTAAGTCAATAATCGATTAATATGATATAggaacaattataattatttaaaattgagttttttcaattttaaatgtgatttaactttttaatgaaaaacattaataaatattatataattattagaattctTTCACTCTTAACAGTTGGCTTTGACTGAAACTCTAGAGCAAATTACTCAAGAATATCGgcaaaaatacgaaaaaagaCCGATTGTAGCAGAGAGAGAAGATAATATTacgaaaagaataagaaactCCCAAGACACGGTATAAATACTGAAATttgacttaattatttataccatAATGTAATGTATCATTCA
Above is a genomic segment from Anoplolepis gracilipes chromosome 3, ASM4749672v1, whole genome shotgun sequence containing:
- the LOC140663996 gene encoding uncharacterized protein, with the protein product MFEEHCVLQSMRFPQKLWRIVNECQTGAIRWSENGDSVLLDYKRFQIEYLDARRPIFKTSNITSFIRQLNLYGFRKVTSHSRDLICASYNPYVHEFLHDNFRADRVDLLSKVCRKTNGKSKCSQHEITKSVESPRLQRTCVSRLKLCQLALTETLEQITQEYRQKYEKRPIVAEREDNITKRIRNSQECFSVPLLYEIELNGVPNKKSVVEQNSSKGEIMSLPWHIAMTDKCSLHFEPNIH